In Leptidea sinapis chromosome 21, ilLepSina1.1, whole genome shotgun sequence, the following proteins share a genomic window:
- the LOC126970592 gene encoding mitochondrial inner membrane protease subunit 1 has product MSFANFMGKSIGFAGYVLQYACVTHCAFEYIGDFVMCSGPSMEPTLQTNNILFTEHITPRLQRLQRGDIIIAKCPSNPNQNICKRITGLPGDKMRGQLLRSQIVPRGHVWLEGDNSSNSSDSRVYGPVPQGLIRSRVVCRVWPLDKLSSLSKY; this is encoded by the exons atgagcTTCGCAAATTTTATGGGAAAAAGCATCGGATTCGCTGGATATGTATTACAATACGCATGTGTGACTCACTGTGCATTCGAATATATCGGGGATTTTGTAATG TGTTCCGGTCCCTCCATGGAACCCACATTACAgacaaacaatatattatttacagaacacaTTACTCCTAGACTGCAGAGGTTGCAAAGAGGGGACATAATTATTGCAAAGTGCCCATCAAATCCAAAccaaaatatatgtaaaaggATAACAGGCCTCCCTGGAGATAAAATGAGAGGACAATTGCTACGAAGTCAAATTGTTCCAAGAGGTCATGTTTGGCTGGAAGGTGACAACTCAAGTAATTCTTCAGATTCTCGGGTGTATGGCCCAGTTCCACAAGGATTGATTCGTAGTAGGGTTGTTTGTAGAGTGTGGCCATTAGACAAATTGAGTTCTcttagtaaatattaa